From a region of the Rhodococcus sp. 4CII genome:
- a CDS encoding ABC transporter produces the protein MNLVSLMTLPVRVGLAAADVGLGIAEASLGTVRTAVAGTGVVTGMSTQGSPLQVISQLSSLAANDRPLGQALQPGGPLDRLLAPGGPVDRLTAEGGTLERLLEPGGPLERVLAKDGPLDRVLAEDGTLERLLAKDGLLDRLTAEQGPLERLTAQDGAVERLTAPGGLVDRALAENGILDTLLSEGGAFERLIAEGGPLDQIVALSETLTALAPNLERMSASIDLLQETVGVLSAAVGPLGDLAGKLPGRWLKGKGDRPGVDYTLGPA, from the coding sequence ATGAACCTGGTGTCGTTGATGACCCTCCCGGTGCGCGTCGGTCTCGCGGCCGCCGATGTCGGTCTCGGAATCGCCGAGGCCAGCCTGGGCACCGTCCGGACCGCGGTCGCCGGGACCGGTGTCGTCACGGGCATGAGCACCCAGGGCAGCCCGCTCCAGGTGATCAGCCAACTGTCCTCACTCGCGGCCAACGACAGGCCACTCGGGCAGGCACTCCAGCCGGGTGGGCCGCTCGACCGCCTCCTCGCCCCCGGCGGCCCGGTCGACCGTCTCACCGCGGAGGGCGGCACGCTCGAACGACTGCTCGAACCGGGCGGCCCCCTCGAACGGGTGCTCGCGAAAGACGGCCCGCTCGATCGGGTACTCGCCGAGGACGGCACGCTGGAGCGACTCCTCGCCAAGGACGGCCTGCTCGACCGTCTCACCGCCGAACAGGGACCCCTCGAACGGCTGACCGCGCAGGACGGCGCCGTCGAGCGGCTCACCGCTCCGGGCGGACTCGTGGATCGGGCGCTCGCCGAGAACGGCATCCTCGACACGCTGCTGTCGGAGGGCGGTGCGTTCGAACGCCTCATCGCCGAGGGCGGACCGCTCGACCAGATCGTGGCGCTGTCCGAGACGTTGACGGCGCTGGCACCCAACCTCGAGCGGATGAGCGCCAGCATCGACCTGCTGCAGGAGACGGTGGGGGTTCTCAGCGCCGCCGTCGGACCTCTCGGTGACCTGGCCGGCAAGTTGCCGGGACGCTGGTTGAAGGGCAAGGGCGACCGCCCGGGCGTCGACTACACCCTCGGGCCCGCCTGA
- a CDS encoding cell wall metabolism sensor histidine kinase WalK encodes MPLRFTLVGAVLLLAALGLLASGVAVTSALENSLTSRVDRQLHDAAQGWAKPHGARPLPPPDEPNPGRPPSPFYVRTTLPNGTVLREINDEDVSPALPDHPATVPVTVGSADGSDVRWRVLTTTAPDGIETTVAMTLTENDETVNRLIVLQLIIGVVVLIVLGVVAYFVVRRSLRPLVEVEETAAAIASGDLHRRVPERDDRTEIGRLSVALNGMLAQIQHAFAATEASEESARRSEEKMRRFVADASHELRTPLTTIRGFAELYRQGAMTDTETLMSRIEGEASRMGLLVEDLLMLARLDAQRPLETRPVDLLSVVSDAVHGARAVAPDRSIALDILPGPGTPEVIGDEARLRQVLGNLLANAVKHTPATADVTVRLSTTEQSVVLEVADTGPGLSEQDAARVFERFYRTDASRTRESGGSGLGLSIVSALVAAHRGSVTVDSRPGEGATFRVELPRSS; translated from the coding sequence ATGCCGCTCCGGTTCACGCTCGTCGGAGCGGTGCTCCTCCTCGCCGCGCTCGGGCTACTCGCGTCGGGTGTCGCGGTGACGTCCGCGCTCGAGAATTCCCTCACCAGCCGGGTAGACCGTCAACTGCACGACGCGGCCCAGGGGTGGGCGAAGCCCCACGGGGCCCGTCCGCTGCCGCCGCCGGACGAACCGAATCCCGGTCGCCCCCCGAGCCCGTTCTACGTCCGGACGACACTGCCCAACGGCACCGTGCTCCGGGAGATCAACGACGAAGACGTGTCGCCCGCGCTGCCCGACCATCCCGCGACCGTGCCGGTGACGGTCGGCTCGGCCGACGGCTCCGACGTGCGGTGGCGGGTGCTGACCACCACTGCGCCGGACGGAATCGAGACGACGGTCGCGATGACGCTCACCGAGAACGACGAAACCGTGAACCGGCTGATCGTGCTGCAACTCATCATCGGCGTGGTGGTGCTGATCGTCCTCGGGGTGGTCGCCTACTTCGTCGTCCGGCGCAGCCTGCGTCCCCTCGTCGAAGTGGAGGAGACGGCCGCGGCGATCGCGTCGGGGGACTTGCACCGGCGCGTCCCGGAACGGGACGACCGTACCGAGATCGGACGACTGTCCGTGGCGCTCAACGGAATGCTCGCCCAGATCCAGCACGCGTTCGCCGCCACCGAAGCGTCGGAGGAGTCGGCGCGGCGCTCGGAGGAGAAGATGCGCCGGTTCGTCGCGGACGCGAGCCACGAGCTGCGCACCCCGCTCACCACCATCCGCGGTTTCGCCGAGCTGTATCGGCAGGGTGCGATGACCGACACGGAAACCCTGATGAGCCGCATCGAGGGGGAGGCGTCGCGGATGGGCCTCCTGGTGGAGGATCTGCTGATGCTTGCCCGGCTCGATGCCCAGCGCCCCCTCGAGACCCGGCCCGTCGACCTGCTGTCGGTCGTATCGGACGCCGTGCACGGCGCGCGTGCCGTCGCCCCAGATCGGTCGATCGCGCTCGACATCCTGCCCGGACCGGGAACCCCCGAGGTGATCGGTGACGAGGCCCGGCTGCGGCAGGTCCTCGGCAACCTGCTCGCCAACGCCGTCAAGCACACGCCCGCGACCGCGGACGTGACGGTACGGCTCAGCACCACCGAGCAGAGCGTCGTGCTCGAGGTGGCCGACACCGGTCCGGGCCTCAGCGAGCAGGACGCGGCCCGGGTGTTCGAGAGGTTCTACCGCACCGACGCGTCCCGGACCCGCGAGAGCGGCGGCAGCGGACTCGGGTTGTCCATCGTGTCCGCCCTCGTGGCGGCCCACCGCGGGTCGGTGACGGTCGACAGCCGGCCCGGCGAGGGCGCCACGTTCCGCGTGGAGCTGCCCCGGTCGAGTTAG
- a CDS encoding response regulator transcription factor, which translates to MGCVNEKPVEARVLVVDDEPNILELLSVSLRFQGFEVATASTGAEGLDTARTFRPDAVILDVMMPGMDGFGLLKRLRADGVDAPVLFLTAKDAVEDKISGLTLGADDYVTKPFSLEEVVTRLRVILRRAGKVSVEEQSARIKFADIELDDDTREVWKAGDLVSLSPTEFTLLRYFMVNAGTVLSKPRILDHVWNYDFGGEVGVVESYVSYLRRKVDTGETPLIHTLRGVGYVMREPRR; encoded by the coding sequence ATGGGTTGCGTGAATGAGAAGCCTGTCGAAGCCCGCGTCCTCGTCGTCGACGACGAACCGAACATCCTCGAATTGCTCTCCGTGAGTCTCCGATTCCAGGGATTCGAGGTGGCGACGGCGTCGACCGGGGCCGAGGGACTCGACACGGCACGCACCTTCCGTCCGGACGCCGTCATTCTCGACGTCATGATGCCGGGAATGGACGGGTTCGGCCTGCTCAAGCGGTTGCGCGCCGACGGTGTCGACGCACCGGTGCTGTTCCTCACCGCGAAGGATGCCGTGGAGGACAAGATCAGTGGCCTCACCCTCGGCGCGGACGACTACGTCACCAAGCCGTTCAGCCTCGAAGAAGTGGTGACCCGGCTTCGCGTCATCCTGCGGCGGGCAGGCAAGGTGTCGGTGGAGGAGCAGTCCGCCCGCATCAAGTTCGCCGACATCGAACTCGACGACGACACCCGGGAGGTCTGGAAGGCGGGCGACCTGGTGTCGCTGTCTCCGACGGAGTTCACGCTGCTGCGGTACTTCATGGTCAACGCGGGCACGGTGCTGAGCAAGCCGCGGATCCTCGACCACGTCTGGAATTACGACTTCGGCGGTGAGGTCGGGGTCGTCGAGTCGTACGTGTCCTACCTCCGCCGGAAGGTCGACACAGGTGAGACGCCGCTGATCCACACCCTCCGCGGAGTCGGCTACGTGATGCGCGAACCGCGGCGATGA
- a CDS encoding HIT family protein: MGSVFSAIINGDLPGRFVWEDEDVVAFLTIAPVTQGHTLVVPREEVDQWQDVDGVIWNKVMDVARIVGQAVRPAFDAPRAGLLIAGLEVPHLHLHVFPAYDLGDFNISNAEQNPSQESLEEAQAKLKAALRELGHGDNVPD; encoded by the coding sequence ATGGGATCTGTATTCAGCGCCATCATCAACGGAGATCTGCCCGGACGGTTCGTGTGGGAGGACGAGGACGTCGTCGCGTTCCTCACGATCGCCCCCGTCACGCAGGGCCACACGCTCGTCGTACCTCGCGAGGAGGTGGACCAGTGGCAGGACGTCGACGGCGTGATCTGGAACAAGGTCATGGACGTCGCCCGGATCGTCGGGCAGGCCGTCCGGCCGGCATTCGACGCACCGCGGGCGGGGCTGCTCATCGCCGGCCTCGAGGTGCCGCACCTGCACCTGCACGTGTTCCCCGCCTACGACCTCGGCGATTTCAACATCAGCAACGCCGAGCAGAACCCGTCCCAGGAGTCGCTCGAGGAGGCGCAGGCGAAGCTCAAGGCGGCGCTGCGCGAACTCGGCCACGGGGACAACGTCCCCGACTGA
- a CDS encoding sigma-70 family RNA polymerase sigma factor produces the protein MDDRDVPTVRFEEHRPRLRAVAYRMLGSASEADDAVQETWLRMSRAGIDEVENLEAWLTTVVSRVCLNVLRSREQRREEPLDAVVHDPVSGRDAGGDPEHEAMLADSVGLALLVVLDTLTPAERLAFVLHDMFDVPFDDIAPIVGRSSPAVRQLASRARRRVKGAAPAPESADPDRRRRVVEAYLTATRAGDFDALVALLDPDVVLRADAAAGPTRAPLVIRGARVVAKGALASAERARSTETAFVNGAVGLVMAPHGRPYVVLTFTIVDGWITEIDVIAEPDRVRRLELAPLGD, from the coding sequence GTGGACGACCGCGACGTGCCGACCGTTCGTTTCGAGGAACATCGGCCGCGCCTGCGGGCGGTCGCGTACCGGATGCTCGGCTCGGCGAGTGAGGCCGACGACGCCGTGCAGGAAACCTGGCTGCGGATGAGCCGCGCCGGCATCGACGAGGTCGAGAACCTCGAGGCGTGGCTGACCACCGTGGTGTCTCGAGTGTGCCTGAACGTGCTGCGATCCCGCGAACAGCGTCGCGAGGAACCCCTCGACGCCGTGGTCCACGACCCGGTCTCGGGGCGCGACGCCGGCGGCGATCCCGAGCACGAAGCGATGCTGGCCGACTCCGTCGGTCTGGCGCTGCTGGTGGTCCTCGACACGCTGACGCCGGCCGAGCGCCTCGCTTTCGTGCTGCACGACATGTTCGACGTGCCGTTCGACGACATCGCGCCCATCGTGGGCCGCTCCTCCCCCGCGGTCCGGCAACTCGCCAGCCGTGCCCGCCGACGGGTGAAGGGCGCCGCCCCGGCACCGGAGTCCGCGGATCCGGATCGCCGGCGACGCGTCGTCGAGGCCTACCTGACCGCCACCCGCGCAGGCGATTTCGACGCGCTCGTCGCACTGCTCGATCCGGATGTCGTGCTCCGGGCCGACGCGGCGGCCGGACCCACACGAGCGCCCCTGGTGATCCGCGGCGCGCGGGTGGTGGCCAAGGGCGCTCTCGCCTCCGCCGAGCGGGCGCGCTCCACCGAGACCGCGTTCGTGAACGGCGCGGTCGGGCTCGTGATGGCTCCGCACGGACGGCCGTATGTGGTGCTCACCTTCACGATCGTCGACGGCTGGATCACCGAAATCGACGTCATCGCGGAGCCGGATCGTGTGCGCCGCCTCGAACTCGCCCCTCTCGGTGACTGA
- a CDS encoding multidrug efflux SMR transporter, translated as MAWIVLVLSGILEAVWATALGKSEGFGKLGPSVVFGVALILSMAGLAFAMRSLPTGTSYAVWVGIGAALTVGYAMVTGAESASLVKILLILGIVGCVVGLKVLH; from the coding sequence ATGGCGTGGATCGTGCTCGTGTTGTCGGGAATCCTGGAGGCAGTCTGGGCGACCGCGCTCGGCAAGTCGGAAGGCTTCGGCAAACTCGGACCCAGTGTCGTGTTCGGCGTCGCGTTGATTCTGAGCATGGCCGGTCTGGCCTTCGCGATGCGGAGCCTCCCCACCGGAACGTCGTACGCGGTGTGGGTGGGTATCGGCGCGGCACTGACCGTCGGGTACGCGATGGTGACCGGCGCCGAAAGTGCGTCGCTGGTGAAGATCCTGTTGATCCTGGGCATCGTCGGCTGCGTCGTCGGACTGAAGGTTCTGCACTGA
- a CDS encoding NAD(P)H-dependent glycerol-3-phosphate dehydrogenase encodes MARPVRVVVLGAGSWGTTVAGLAAHNTPTLLWSRNAETADEINTEHRNSRYLGDRPLPDSMRSTADLVEAAQEADVLVVGVPSHAVRSTLAQITNEVRAWVPVLSLAKGLEPGTRLRPTEVIAECLPGHPVGLLAGPNIAREIVDGLAAASVVATQDVRVATALQPLFASAVFRVYRNTDVLGCELGGVLKNIVAIASGMADGLDVGDNTRAMVLARGLAEMTRLGEAMGANPRTFAGLTGVGDLIATCMSPSSRNRRVGEFIARGMTVDEAVAKLGQVAEGVKTAPTVMELARDYNVDMPIAAEVEAVVAGRQTPEGAYRGLRKVAAGGEHEVA; translated from the coding sequence ATGGCCCGGCCGGTACGCGTCGTCGTTCTCGGGGCCGGCTCGTGGGGAACGACGGTGGCTGGTCTCGCCGCCCACAACACACCGACTCTGCTGTGGTCGCGAAATGCGGAAACCGCGGACGAGATCAACACCGAGCACCGCAACTCCCGCTACCTCGGCGACCGCCCACTCCCCGACTCGATGCGGTCCACGGCCGACCTGGTGGAGGCCGCGCAGGAAGCCGACGTTCTCGTGGTGGGGGTTCCGTCGCATGCGGTCCGCAGCACACTCGCTCAGATCACCAACGAGGTCCGAGCGTGGGTGCCCGTGCTGTCGCTGGCGAAGGGACTGGAACCGGGAACCCGGTTGCGTCCCACCGAGGTGATCGCCGAATGCCTGCCCGGTCATCCGGTCGGGCTTCTCGCGGGCCCCAACATTGCGCGGGAGATCGTCGACGGACTGGCCGCGGCATCCGTCGTCGCCACCCAGGATGTTCGGGTGGCCACCGCGTTGCAGCCGTTGTTCGCGTCCGCCGTGTTCCGCGTCTACCGCAACACCGATGTGCTCGGTTGCGAACTCGGTGGCGTGCTGAAGAACATCGTGGCCATCGCGTCGGGGATGGCCGACGGCCTGGATGTCGGCGACAACACCCGCGCGATGGTCCTGGCCCGCGGGCTGGCCGAGATGACCCGGCTCGGGGAGGCGATGGGCGCGAATCCGCGGACGTTCGCGGGACTCACCGGGGTCGGAGACCTCATCGCCACGTGCATGAGTCCCAGTTCGCGCAACCGCCGGGTGGGTGAGTTCATTGCCCGCGGCATGACGGTCGACGAGGCCGTCGCCAAGCTGGGGCAGGTGGCGGAGGGCGTAAAGACCGCCCCCACGGTGATGGAGTTGGCCCGGGACTACAACGTGGACATGCCCATCGCTGCGGAGGTCGAGGCCGTGGTCGCGGGGCGGCAGACTCCGGAAGGCGCCTATCGTGGCCTGCGGAAAGTCGCTGCCGGCGGGGAGCACGAGGTGGCGTGA
- a CDS encoding SigB/SigF/SigG family RNA polymerase sigma factor produces MNATTQLVEPSCEIRRIPARTKPTHHTVSRDRDQYRDVPAQCAAIGRLAASDPRRGVLRHRLIERCLPLAEHIARRFHGRGEPLDDLIQVARLGLVKAVDRFDARCGENFVSYAVPTITGEVRRHFRDTGWAMRVPRSMQELHLSLAKATTELTTTLGRAPTASELAEALGIDKDEVAQGLRVADAYSTLSVDFPLGENERPLSETIGDLDPSLAHVEDHVILEPLLTSLPDLERTVLVLRFFGNMTQSQIAARVGVSQMQVSRLLTKTLADLRGKLADVGGQAP; encoded by the coding sequence ATGAACGCGACCACCCAGCTCGTCGAACCGTCGTGCGAGATCCGCCGCATCCCGGCGCGGACGAAGCCGACACATCACACCGTGTCCCGCGACCGGGACCAGTACCGGGACGTGCCCGCGCAGTGCGCGGCGATCGGCCGGCTCGCCGCCTCCGACCCACGCCGTGGCGTACTGCGGCACCGGCTGATCGAACGATGCCTGCCGCTGGCCGAGCACATCGCCCGGCGGTTCCACGGCCGGGGAGAACCGCTCGACGACCTGATCCAGGTGGCCCGGCTCGGCCTGGTCAAGGCCGTCGACCGCTTCGACGCCCGGTGCGGAGAGAACTTCGTGTCGTACGCCGTGCCGACGATCACCGGCGAAGTGCGCCGACACTTCCGGGACACCGGCTGGGCCATGCGTGTGCCGCGCAGCATGCAGGAACTGCACCTCTCCCTCGCCAAAGCGACAACCGAACTCACCACCACACTCGGACGCGCCCCGACCGCGAGCGAATTGGCCGAGGCCCTGGGAATCGACAAAGACGAAGTGGCGCAGGGACTCCGGGTCGCCGACGCCTACAGCACCCTGTCGGTCGACTTCCCGCTCGGCGAGAACGAGCGTCCGTTGTCGGAGACGATCGGCGATCTCGACCCGTCCCTCGCCCACGTCGAGGACCACGTGATCCTCGAGCCCCTCCTGACGTCGCTTCCCGACCTCGAGCGGACCGTCCTCGTCCTGCGCTTCTTCGGGAACATGACCCAGTCGCAGATTGCCGCGCGGGTGGGAGTCTCGCAGATGCAGGTGTCCCGGCTACTGACCAAGACCCTCGCCGACCTTCGCGGAAAACTCGCGGACGTCGGCGGTCAGGCGCCCTGA
- a CDS encoding MerR family transcriptional regulator gives MTSSHVPLRSQRGVYGISVTSELTGIGPQTLRLYERRGLIAPTRTGGGTRRYSEDDVARLQKITELVAAGVNLIGIGQILRLEAENAALAARNAELEQLVQSEVPGRA, from the coding sequence GTGACGTCATCTCATGTGCCGCTTCGTTCGCAGCGGGGTGTGTACGGAATCTCGGTAACGTCGGAGCTGACGGGTATCGGGCCGCAGACCCTGCGCCTGTACGAGCGGCGTGGGCTGATCGCTCCGACCCGCACGGGGGGCGGAACCCGCCGCTACAGCGAAGACGATGTCGCGCGACTTCAGAAAATCACCGAACTCGTTGCAGCCGGTGTCAATCTGATCGGAATCGGGCAGATCCTCCGCCTCGAAGCCGAGAACGCCGCTCTGGCAGCGCGAAACGCGGAACTGGAGCAGCTCGTGCAGTCCGAGGTGCCCGGCCGCGCCTGA
- a CDS encoding ferritin-like domain-containing protein, which translates to MTISTVPTLITQLRAVLDLTNTEIQVAETRVAQARTEAVRRELTENAENGRLRAQAIDRAIRDLGGVPEIVGPLLGRVAAALKAMAEQAQPFDEALLGDLALEHQLLDRARYVKALATTEGKTDVVRLADRLITAHAATVDWLTTVLAEDALGGPAALRRTPFQAATGATIRLINVPVSWSARGIDRALDSARATPPMLSALLGRGAHAGDVAAKTLAASRDAALETAEEVTRNEGASGIADAIHSARSAGGVLEADELPIADYDDLNVSQTVAAIKELTDPSDVRTVVAYEEAHKNRQGVVSAAQTRLAGIAQEIVGVGS; encoded by the coding sequence GTGACCATTTCCACCGTTCCCACCCTGATCACCCAGTTGCGCGCCGTCCTGGACCTCACCAACACCGAAATCCAGGTTGCCGAAACCCGCGTCGCGCAGGCGCGCACCGAAGCCGTGCGCCGAGAACTCACCGAGAACGCCGAAAACGGCCGCCTCCGCGCGCAGGCGATCGACCGTGCCATCCGCGACCTCGGGGGAGTTCCCGAGATCGTCGGCCCGCTGCTCGGCCGGGTAGCGGCGGCGCTGAAGGCGATGGCGGAACAGGCGCAACCGTTCGACGAGGCTCTGCTCGGCGATCTCGCGCTCGAGCACCAGTTGCTCGATCGCGCCCGATACGTGAAGGCCCTCGCGACCACCGAAGGCAAGACCGATGTCGTCCGGCTGGCCGATCGGTTGATCACCGCACATGCCGCGACCGTCGACTGGTTGACCACGGTGCTCGCCGAGGACGCGCTCGGTGGACCGGCCGCCCTGCGACGCACCCCGTTCCAGGCTGCGACCGGTGCCACGATCCGGCTGATCAACGTCCCGGTCTCGTGGTCTGCGCGCGGCATCGACCGCGCCCTGGACTCTGCTCGCGCCACCCCGCCCATGCTGAGCGCGCTGCTCGGGCGAGGCGCCCACGCGGGCGACGTCGCGGCGAAGACACTCGCCGCCTCTCGTGACGCCGCCCTCGAAACGGCCGAGGAGGTCACTCGCAACGAGGGAGCGAGCGGGATCGCCGACGCGATCCACTCGGCACGCTCCGCCGGTGGCGTCCTGGAGGCGGACGAACTCCCGATCGCCGACTACGACGATCTCAACGTGTCGCAGACCGTCGCCGCGATCAAGGAGTTGACCGATCCCTCCGACGTGCGCACCGTCGTCGCCTACGAGGAAGCTCACAAGAATCGCCAGGGCGTGGTCTCCGCGGCCCAGACTCGGTTGGCCGGCATCGCTCAAGAGATAGTCGGAGTCGGTAGCTGA
- a CDS encoding SDR family oxidoreductase encodes MTSPILVTGGTGTLGRQVVPLLRAAGRDVRVLSRHLRESGDGVEYVAGDLFEGTGIEAAVDGVETVLHLAGGPKGDEVATRNLAAAASAATVRHLVYISVIGADRVPLGWFASKAGAERAVAESGLPWTTLRAAQFHELVLSMMSKVARLPVIPVPGGLRFQPVDSGEVVARLVELTLAPPAGLVPDLPGPTIYGMADLARGYLRANGRHRLMMPVRMPGKAGRAYRAGENLSIGGTTGKRTWEDFLAVGQGA; translated from the coding sequence ATGACATCACCCATTCTGGTCACCGGCGGAACCGGCACGCTCGGACGCCAGGTGGTACCACTGCTCCGGGCGGCGGGTCGCGACGTGCGTGTGCTCAGCCGGCACCTCCGCGAGTCCGGCGACGGCGTCGAGTACGTGGCCGGTGACCTGTTCGAGGGCACGGGAATCGAGGCCGCGGTGGACGGCGTCGAGACCGTGCTGCACCTCGCGGGCGGCCCCAAGGGTGACGAGGTCGCGACCCGGAATCTGGCGGCAGCCGCGTCGGCGGCCACGGTGCGGCACCTGGTGTACATCTCGGTGATCGGGGCCGATCGGGTTCCACTCGGCTGGTTCGCCTCCAAGGCGGGCGCCGAACGGGCCGTGGCGGAATCAGGACTGCCGTGGACGACGTTGCGCGCAGCCCAATTTCACGAACTGGTGCTGAGCATGATGTCGAAGGTGGCCAGGCTGCCGGTGATCCCGGTCCCGGGCGGCCTGCGCTTCCAGCCGGTCGACTCGGGCGAGGTCGTGGCGCGGCTGGTGGAGTTGACGCTCGCACCGCCGGCGGGCCTGGTGCCCGACCTGCCCGGACCGACGATCTACGGAATGGCCGACCTGGCTCGCGGATACCTGCGGGCGAACGGCAGGCATCGACTCATGATGCCGGTGCGGATGCCGGGGAAGGCCGGCCGCGCGTACCGGGCCGGCGAAAATCTGTCGATCGGCGGCACCACCGGCAAGCGGACCTGGGAAGACTTCCTCGCCGTCGGTCAGGGCGCCTGA
- a CDS encoding MerR family transcriptional regulator — MTIDVLPRSRRGVYGIAVTSELTGIGPQTLRLYERRGLLTPARTSGGTRRYSDDDLTRLARIAQLMEEGVNVAGIQRILALESENAELSSRLDGPDRSAGGE, encoded by the coding sequence GTGACCATCGATGTCCTTCCCCGCTCGCGTCGCGGGGTCTATGGAATTGCGGTGACGTCGGAGTTGACGGGCATCGGCCCGCAGACTCTGCGGCTGTACGAACGTCGCGGGCTGCTGACGCCGGCCCGGACCAGTGGCGGCACCCGCAGGTACAGCGATGACGATCTGACCAGGCTGGCACGCATCGCCCAGCTCATGGAGGAGGGCGTGAACGTCGCGGGTATTCAGCGGATATTGGCGCTCGAATCCGAGAATGCGGAACTGTCGTCGCGGCTGGACGGACCGGATCGCAGCGCGGGCGGGGAGTGA
- a CDS encoding bifunctional glycosyltransferase family 2/GtrA family protein, with amino-acid sequence MTTNSLSRAPGAMRRIEISETSPVLDVVVPVYNEEAGLERCVRRLRRHLDENVPYSARITIADNASVDATLAVADRLAEEIDGVRVVHLDEKGRGRALRAVWSTSDAEVVAYMDVDLSTDLNALMPLIAPLLSGHSDIAIGSRLARSSRVVRGPKREFISRSYNLILRSALHARFSDAQCGFKAMRADVAQRLLPLVEDTGWFFDTELLVLAERAGLRIHEVPVDWVDDPDSRVDIVATAVADLKGVWRVGRALSTGSLPIGSLRDSFGREPLVPGVPRGMVGQLARFAVIGVASTVAYALLYLILHPVLGAQWANAVSLLVTAVLNTAANRAFTFGVRGSEGAARHQLQGLFVFAFGLLLTSGSLFVLHSAAPDASKHVELAVLVLANLVATISRFIALRWVFRNARPEGVHA; translated from the coding sequence ATGACGACGAACTCCCTCTCCCGCGCACCGGGCGCCATGAGACGAATCGAGATTTCCGAGACCTCGCCCGTGCTCGACGTTGTCGTGCCGGTCTACAACGAGGAAGCCGGTCTCGAACGTTGCGTGCGCCGGCTGCGGCGGCACCTCGACGAGAACGTTCCCTACTCCGCCCGCATCACCATCGCCGACAATGCCAGCGTCGACGCCACCCTCGCGGTGGCGGACCGGCTGGCCGAGGAGATCGACGGCGTCCGCGTCGTGCACCTCGACGAGAAGGGCCGTGGCCGCGCCCTGCGCGCGGTGTGGAGCACGTCCGACGCCGAGGTGGTCGCGTACATGGACGTCGACCTGTCGACGGACCTCAACGCCCTGATGCCGCTGATCGCCCCGCTGCTGTCGGGGCATTCGGACATCGCGATCGGCTCCCGCCTCGCCCGCTCGTCGCGGGTGGTCCGCGGTCCGAAGCGCGAATTCATCTCCCGCAGCTACAACCTCATCCTCCGCAGCGCGCTGCACGCGCGGTTCTCGGACGCGCAGTGCGGGTTCAAGGCGATGCGCGCCGACGTCGCCCAGCGGCTCCTGCCGCTGGTCGAGGACACCGGGTGGTTCTTCGACACCGAGTTGCTGGTGCTGGCGGAGCGGGCCGGCCTGCGGATCCACGAGGTACCGGTCGACTGGGTGGACGACCCGGACAGCCGCGTCGACATCGTCGCGACCGCGGTCGCCGACCTCAAGGGTGTGTGGCGGGTGGGCCGCGCGCTGTCGACCGGTTCGCTGCCGATCGGCAGCCTGCGCGACAGCTTCGGTCGCGAGCCGCTGGTGCCCGGGGTTCCCCGCGGCATGGTCGGGCAGCTGGCCCGGTTCGCGGTGATCGGCGTGGCGTCCACCGTGGCGTACGCGCTGCTGTATCTGATCCTGCATCCGGTTCTGGGCGCGCAGTGGGCCAACGCCGTCTCGCTGCTCGTCACCGCCGTCCTGAACACGGCCGCGAACCGGGCGTTCACGTTCGGTGTGCGCGGATCCGAAGGCGCTGCCCGCCATCAACTGCAGGGCCTGTTCGTGTTCGCCTTCGGACTGTTGCTCACCAGCGGTTCGCTGTTCGTCCTGCACTCGGCGGCCCCGGACGCGTCGAAGCACGTCGAACTCGCCGTGCTCGTCCTGGCCAATCTCGTCGCCACCATCAGCCGTTTCATAGCCCTGCGCTGGGTGTTCCGGAACGCTCGTCCCGAAGGAGTTCACGCATGA